The following coding sequences lie in one Mucilaginibacter sp. KACC 22773 genomic window:
- a CDS encoding glycoside hydrolase family 127 protein: MCFITPLQIQAQSSLQSFRLQQVKLLPGVFNDAQQTDMTYMLALDPDRLLAPYLTEAGLTPKKKNYGNWENTGLDGHIGGHYLSALSNMYASTGNAEMGRRLDYMLRELKRAQDKTGSGYLGGTPGGTAMWKDIAAGKIVADTFALNKKWVPLYNIHKLFAGLRDAYMVAGKTQAKDILIRLTDYIDGVSRKLTDEQIQRMLISEHGGLNEVFADVAVITGQDKYLILARRFSHKEILNPLIQHQDRLDRLHANMQIPKAVGFQRISEVGGDADYGKAAEFFWETVVNNRSVVIGGNSVNEHFNPMHDFSKMITDIAGPETCNSYNMLKLTRHLFEKGANVKYMDFYERVLYNHILSSQHPAHGGFVYYTSMRPRHYRVYSQPQVTMWCCVGSGMENHGKYGELIYSHQQKDLFVNLFIPSRLNWAAQGLVLSQQTKFPDEETTQLIVEAVKPGTFSINVRYPNWVKAGKLEIKINGAKAAVDAQPGSYVKLNRIWKKGDKIDVRLPMEITTENLPDSSHYTAFLHGPIVLAAKTDTTDLDNLIADGDQFGGYRARGKMYPLDAAPVLASNEPDITRYLKPVAGKVQTFIAPELISPATFKNLELIPFYKLHDARYMIYWKKTASN; this comes from the coding sequence GTGTGTTTTATCACACCACTTCAAATACAGGCCCAGTCTTCGCTGCAATCATTTCGGCTTCAGCAGGTAAAGTTACTCCCCGGCGTGTTTAATGATGCACAACAAACGGATATGACTTATATGCTGGCGTTGGACCCTGACCGGTTATTAGCTCCGTATCTTACAGAGGCCGGGTTAACACCGAAGAAAAAAAACTACGGGAACTGGGAAAACACAGGCTTGGATGGACATATCGGCGGGCACTACCTGTCCGCTTTATCAAATATGTATGCTTCAACCGGCAACGCCGAAATGGGCAGGCGACTGGATTATATGCTGCGTGAATTAAAACGCGCCCAGGATAAAACAGGAAGCGGTTACCTCGGGGGTACGCCGGGCGGCACGGCCATGTGGAAGGATATCGCTGCAGGAAAAATTGTAGCCGACACATTTGCGCTGAATAAAAAATGGGTTCCGCTTTATAATATTCACAAGCTTTTTGCCGGACTCCGGGATGCCTATATGGTCGCCGGAAAAACACAGGCAAAGGACATCCTCATTCGGTTGACAGACTATATCGACGGAGTTTCCCGGAAATTAACCGACGAACAGATCCAGAGGATGCTTATTTCAGAGCATGGGGGATTAAACGAAGTGTTCGCCGATGTGGCCGTTATTACCGGGCAGGATAAGTACCTGATACTGGCCCGCAGGTTCTCTCATAAAGAGATTTTAAATCCATTGATACAGCACCAGGACCGGCTTGACCGGCTGCATGCCAATATGCAAATCCCTAAAGCTGTAGGCTTTCAGCGGATCTCAGAGGTCGGCGGGGATGCGGACTACGGCAAGGCGGCAGAATTCTTTTGGGAAACAGTGGTCAATAACCGTTCAGTGGTAATAGGCGGTAACAGCGTAAATGAACACTTCAATCCCATGCATGATTTCAGCAAAATGATCACTGATATCGCGGGACCGGAAACATGCAACTCGTATAACATGCTGAAACTGACCCGGCATCTTTTTGAAAAAGGGGCAAACGTTAAGTACATGGATTTCTATGAGCGGGTTTTGTATAATCACATTTTATCGAGCCAGCATCCGGCACATGGCGGTTTTGTCTACTATACATCCATGCGGCCAAGGCATTACCGGGTGTATTCGCAGCCGCAGGTGACCATGTGGTGCTGCGTGGGATCGGGAATGGAAAACCATGGCAAATATGGTGAACTGATCTACAGCCATCAGCAAAAAGATCTTTTTGTAAACCTGTTTATACCCTCACGCCTGAACTGGGCAGCACAGGGACTCGTTCTTTCGCAGCAAACCAAATTTCCTGATGAAGAAACCACACAGCTGATTGTTGAAGCGGTGAAGCCAGGCACTTTCAGCATTAATGTTCGTTACCCTAACTGGGTAAAGGCCGGCAAGCTGGAAATAAAAATAAACGGTGCCAAAGCAGCAGTTGATGCTCAGCCAGGCTCATATGTAAAGCTCAACCGGATTTGGAAGAAGGGGGACAAAATTGACGTACGCCTGCCTATGGAAATTACTACGGAAAACTTACCGGACAGCTCGCATTATACTGCATTCCTGCACGGGCCTATTGTATTGGCGGCAAAGACCGACACAACGGACCTGGATAATCTGATTGCAGATGGCGATCAGTTTGGTGGGTATCGTGCCAGGGGAAAAATGTATCCGTTAGATGCTGCCCCTGTGCTGGCGAGTAATGAACCGGATATTACCAGATATCTTAAACCGGTTGCGGGAAAGGTTCAGACCTTTATTGCGCCGGAATTGATCAGTCCTGCAACATTCAAGAATCTTGAATTGATTCCATTTTATAAACTACATGACGCCCGATATATGATCTACTGGAAAAAAACAGCATCGAATTAA
- a CDS encoding (R)-mandelonitrile lyase produces the protein MEIKRSGSQPSGKGPAEYFKGTVRIDPLINPPEPSRVTMALVTFEPGSRTAWHTHPFGQTLIITAGAGWVQREGSAREEIHQGDVIYFTPGEKHWHGATAATAVSHIAIQEKENGSPVDWMEQVTDQQYDG, from the coding sequence ATGGAAATTAAACGCAGCGGCTCACAGCCTTCAGGTAAAGGCCCCGCAGAATACTTTAAAGGAACAGTACGGATTGATCCGCTTATCAACCCACCGGAACCCTCACGGGTTACCATGGCATTGGTAACCTTCGAGCCGGGCTCACGTACGGCCTGGCATACGCATCCATTCGGACAGACATTAATTATAACTGCCGGTGCCGGCTGGGTTCAGCGTGAAGGCAGTGCAAGGGAAGAAATCCACCAGGGTGATGTCATATACTTTACACCAGGTGAAAAACATTGGCATGGGGCAACTGCTGCCACCGCGGTGAGCCATATAGCTATTCAGGAAAAAGAAAACGGTTCACCGGTAGATTGGATGGAACAGGTGACAGACCAGCAGTATGACGGGTAA
- a CDS encoding tautomerase family protein: MPHVHVKIAGKSKEDKARLAEEITKAVMNTVHSEEPNISVSIEDIEKDEWIEKVYKPDILGHWDQLYKKPGYDPLK; this comes from the coding sequence ATGCCGCATGTTCATGTTAAAATAGCCGGCAAGTCAAAAGAAGACAAAGCAAGACTTGCCGAAGAAATTACGAAGGCTGTAATGAATACTGTTCACAGCGAAGAGCCCAATATATCGGTAAGTATTGAAGATATTGAAAAGGATGAATGGATAGAAAAGGTATATAAACCGGACATCCTTGGCCATTGGGATCAGCTGTATAAAAAACCGGGATATGATCCCCTGAAGTAA